A single window of Solanum dulcamara chromosome 5, daSolDulc1.2, whole genome shotgun sequence DNA harbors:
- the LOC129888934 gene encoding tubulin alpha-3 chain-like — protein sequence MRECISIHIGQAGIQVGNACWELYCLEHGIQPDGQMPGDKTVGGGDDAFNTFFSETGAGKHVPRAVFVDLEPTVIDEVRTGTYRQLFHPEQLISGKEDAANNFARGHYTIGKEIVDLCLDRIRKLADNCTGLQGFLVFNAVGGGTGSGLGSLLLERLSVDYGKKSKLGFTIYPSPQVSTSVVEPYNSVLSTHSLLEHTDVSILLDNEAIYDICRRSLDIERPTYTNLNRLISQVISSLTASLRFDGALNVDVNEFQTNLVPYPRIHFMLSSYAPVISAEKAYHEQLSVAEITNSAFEPSSMMVKCDPRHGKYMACCLMFRGDVVPKDVNAAVATIKTKRTIQFVDWCPTGFKCGINYQPPTVVPGGDLAKVQRAVCMISNSTSVAEVFSRIDHKFDLMYAKRAFVHWYVGEGMEEGEFSEAREDLAALEKDYEEVGAEGDDEGDGEDDEEY from the exons ATGAGAGAATGCATATCGATCCACATTGGTCAGGCCGGTATTCAGGTCGGAAATGCTTGCTGGGAACTTTACTGCCTCGAGCACGGCATTCAg CCTGATGGCCAGATGCCAGGTGACAAGACAGTTGGAGGGGGTGATGATGCATTCAACACCTTCTTCAGTGAAACTGGAGCTGGAAAGCATGTCCCTAGAGCTGTCTTTGTAGATCTTGAACCCACTGTCATTGATGAAGTGAGGACAGGAACATACCGACAGCTCTTTCACCCTGAACAGCTCATAAGTGGCAAAGAAGATGCAGCCAACAATTTTGCCCGTGGCCACTATACCA TTGGGAAAGAGATAGTTGATCTCTGCTTGGATCGCATCCGGAAGCTTGCAGACAACTGTACTGGTCTTCAAGGGTTTTTGGTCTTCAATGCTGTTGGTGGTGGTACTGGTTCAGGACTGGGGTCACTTCTTCTGGAACGTCTCTCTGTTGACTACGGGAAGAAGTCCAAACTTGGTTTCACAATTTATCCCTCGCCACAGGTCTCAACTTCTGTTGTTGAGCCTTACAACAGTGTCCTGTCAACTCATTCCCTACTTGAGCACACTGATGTGTCAATCCTTTTGGATAATGAAGCCATTTATGACATTTGCAGGCGCTCATTGGACATTGAGCGCCCTACCTATACCAACCTGAATCGCCTTATCTCACAG GTTATATCTTCTCTGACAGCTTCATTGAGGTTTGATGGTGCTCTGAATGTTGATGTGAATGAATTCCAGACCAATCTTGTCCCCTATCCCAGGATCCATTTTATGCTTTCCTCATACGCCCCTGTCATATCAGCTGAGAAGGCCTACCATGAGCAACTTTCAGTTGCAGAGATCACCAACAGTGCCTTTGAGCCATCTTCTATGATGGTTAAGTGTGACCCTCGCCATGGCAAGTACATGGCTTGCTGCCTCATGTTCCGTGGTGATGTGGTGCCAAAGGATGTTAATGCTGCTGTGGCCACCATCAAGACTAAGCGCACCATCCAATTCGTTGACTGGTGCCCCACAGGGTTCAAGTGTGGTATCAACTATCAGCCACCAACTGTTGTTCCTGGTGGTGACCTTGCTAAGGTGCAGAGGGCTGTATGCATGATTTCCAACTCAACAAGTGTTGCTGAGGTCTTCTCACGCATTGACCACAAGTTTGATCTGATGTATGCCAAGCGTGCTTTTGTGCATTGGTATGTCGGTGAGGGCATGGAGGAAGGTGAATTCAGTGAAGCCCGTGAAGATCTTGCTGCCCTGGAGAAGGATTATGAAGAGGTTGGTGCTGAAGGTGATGATGAAGGAGATGGAGAAGATGATGAGGAGTACTGA
- the LOC129888935 gene encoding 60S ribosomal protein L32-1-like — protein MAVPLLNKKVVKKRVKQFKRPQCDRRITVKPSWRRPKGIDSRVRRKFKGCVLMPNIGYGSDKKTRHYLPNGFKKFVVHNASELEILMMHNRTYCAEIAHNVSTRKRKEIVERAAQLDVVITNKLARLRSQEDE, from the exons ATGGCGGTACCTCTCCTGAACAAGAAGGTAGTGAAGAAGAGGGTTAAACAGTTCAAAAGGCCTCAATGTGACCGCAGAATCACTGTCAAG CCAAGCTGGCGCCGACCAAAAGGTATTGATTCTAGAGTGAGAAGAAAGTTCAAAGGATGTGTCCTGATGCCCAACATTGGATACGGCTCTGATAAAAAAACCCGCCACTATCTTCCCAATGGATTCAAGAAGTTTGTTGTGCACAATGCAAGTGAGCTTGAGATTCTAATGATGCACAACAG AACTTACTGTGCGGAGATCGCACACAATGTGTCCACaaggaaaaggaaagaaatCGTGGAGCGAGCAGCTCAACTTGACGTGGTTATAACTAACAAGCTCGCCAGGCTTCGCAGCCAGGAGGATGAATGA